A window of the Acidimicrobiales bacterium genome harbors these coding sequences:
- a CDS encoding alpha/beta hydrolase, with protein MAAGPQTESVIEVAGTILHTGVWGAGAPQLVLLHDGLGSIAQWREFPADLAAATGLTVLAYDRAGHGRSTPTPSGGWPADWLAREADVLGELLRVVGIDDPVLVGHSDGGSIAAIHASRSSRTAPLVLLAAHSWMEPIIAESIEASLPNRDDLVARLARFHDQPDALFDAWSLVWTSSAFADWDMRPSLSSIVCPTLVVQGVDDEYASPEHASSTAAAIGENAAVAFLPDAGHLLHRSQPKRLVEVVADFINAQRSSDPTSETPEI; from the coding sequence TTGGCAGCGGGACCGCAGACGGAGAGCGTGATCGAGGTCGCCGGCACCATCCTGCACACCGGGGTCTGGGGCGCCGGAGCGCCCCAACTGGTGCTGTTGCACGACGGACTCGGGTCCATTGCGCAGTGGCGCGAGTTCCCCGCCGACCTCGCAGCGGCGACCGGTCTCACCGTGCTGGCGTACGACCGTGCCGGCCACGGGCGATCGACACCGACGCCGTCGGGTGGTTGGCCGGCGGACTGGCTCGCCCGCGAAGCCGACGTCCTCGGCGAACTGCTACGGGTCGTGGGGATCGACGACCCGGTGCTCGTCGGTCACTCGGACGGCGGGTCCATCGCTGCGATCCACGCGTCGCGTTCGTCCAGGACGGCGCCGCTGGTGTTGTTGGCGGCCCACAGCTGGATGGAACCGATCATCGCCGAGTCGATCGAGGCGTCGCTCCCGAATCGCGATGACCTCGTGGCGCGACTGGCGAGATTCCATGACCAACCCGATGCCCTGTTCGACGCCTGGTCGCTGGTCTGGACGAGCTCGGCATTTGCCGACTGGGACATGCGGCCCTCCCTGTCGAGCATCGTCTGCCCGACCCTCGTCGTTCAGGGCGTCGACGACGAGTACGCCTCACCCGAGCACGCCTCCTCGACGGCGGCCGCCATTGGCGAGAACGCGGCGGTCGCCTTCCTTCCCGACGCCGGCCACCTCCTCCATCGATCCCAACCGAAACGCCTGGTCGAGGTGGTCGCGGACTTCATCAACGCTCAGCGCTCGTCCGACCCGACATCCGAGACGCCCGAGATCTGA
- a CDS encoding PaaX family transcriptional regulator C-terminal domain-containing protein, which produces MSPTPRRTTANIAPAAGRLPAQRGGAKALVLTMLGEYVLPAGGEVWTATLVTAADALGIGEKNARQAVARIGDLGLIAGTRHGRAVRWSLTPDGRRLLESGARRIYGFGRNQADWDGRWLLAHCPVAESQRSVRTQLRKRLGFLGFGELAASLLVSPHVSREGELRIVLEELGIADESTVLLSTTGSNERDIDLVRRAWSLDEIEAGYRTFIDDRADEQPSDGPDHFRALIELVHDWRRFPFTDPELPAALLPPTWAGEVATTAFHDRHTAWSPIAQAWFAELEAASGVDAA; this is translated from the coding sequence ATGAGCCCGACGCCACGCCGCACGACGGCGAACATCGCACCCGCAGCCGGCCGCCTGCCGGCGCAACGTGGCGGGGCCAAGGCCCTCGTACTCACGATGCTCGGCGAATACGTTCTCCCCGCTGGGGGCGAGGTCTGGACCGCCACGCTGGTCACTGCCGCCGACGCGCTCGGCATCGGCGAGAAGAACGCGAGACAGGCCGTGGCGAGGATCGGTGACCTCGGACTCATCGCCGGTACTCGCCATGGACGAGCCGTCCGCTGGTCGCTCACCCCGGACGGCCGCCGGCTCCTCGAATCCGGTGCTCGCCGCATCTACGGGTTCGGCCGCAATCAGGCCGACTGGGACGGGCGTTGGCTCTTGGCGCATTGTCCGGTTGCGGAGTCGCAGCGGTCGGTGCGAACACAGCTACGCAAGCGGCTCGGCTTTCTCGGGTTCGGCGAACTGGCGGCGAGCCTCCTGGTGTCTCCTCACGTCAGCCGGGAGGGCGAGTTGCGCATCGTGCTCGAAGAACTGGGCATCGCCGACGAGAGCACTGTGCTGCTGTCCACCACTGGAAGCAACGAGCGCGACATCGACCTCGTCCGCCGGGCCTGGTCACTCGACGAGATCGAAGCCGGCTACCGCACGTTCATCGACGACAGGGCGGATGAACAGCCGAGCGATGGGCCAGACCACTTCCGCGCACTGATCGAGTTGGTGCACGATTGGCGGCGGTTCCCGTTCACGGATCCCGAACTCCCAGCCGCACTCCTGCCGCCGACGTGGGCCGGCGAGGTCGCAACAACCGCCTTTCACGACCGGCACACGGCGTGGTCACCAATCGCGCAAGCCTGGTTTGCTGAGCTCGAAGCTGCGTCGGGTGTCGACGCTGCCTGA
- a CDS encoding benzoate-CoA ligase family protein: protein MTDARRQAEAHNVATWLVDRHVDEGRGDRVAIRCEGEDTTYVDLLGELHRAQHALDQLGVSEGDRVALILNDDLAFPAWFLGSLRSGVVPIPLSTMLTGPELGTIIADAGAKLVVAHDVYATTIDAITDAAPSVTGVVICGDTGSEVHHHWSGFTNRSPYAAADTNVMSPAFWLYSSGTTGTPKGVMHVHGSVRATVETYATQVLEITENDRFLSVAKLFFAYGLGNSLTFPLAVGATTILSPQRPTPPSFLELIGAERPTLFFASPGFCAALLDASPRPETFASVRATVTAGESLPADVQTRFQALTGTPVCDGIGSTELLHIFISNTLTHQTPGSSGVPVPGYEVQLRSETDEVIDDIDTPGYLWVRGPSAAVGYHERPEVSAATFREGWVRTGDVYTRSSDGDWTFLGRNNDMIKAGGIWVSPAEVESALIEHPDVLEVAVVGARNDTGLEEVVAFVVPATGATPDPAQLELHCRERMAAFKRPRRILVVDDLPKTATGKIQRYALRERLG from the coding sequence ATGACCGACGCACGCCGGCAGGCAGAAGCGCACAACGTGGCCACGTGGCTGGTCGACCGGCACGTCGACGAGGGCCGGGGCGATCGCGTTGCGATTCGCTGCGAGGGCGAGGACACCACCTACGTCGATCTGCTCGGCGAGCTCCATCGGGCGCAGCACGCGCTCGACCAGCTCGGTGTGAGCGAAGGCGACCGCGTCGCACTGATCCTCAACGACGACCTCGCCTTTCCCGCATGGTTCCTGGGGTCGCTGCGATCGGGCGTCGTGCCCATCCCACTGTCGACCATGCTCACCGGGCCAGAGCTCGGCACCATCATCGCCGATGCCGGAGCGAAACTCGTCGTCGCTCATGACGTCTACGCCACCACGATCGACGCGATCACCGATGCCGCCCCGTCGGTCACCGGCGTCGTGATCTGTGGCGACACCGGCTCGGAGGTTCATCACCATTGGTCGGGTTTCACGAACCGCTCGCCCTACGCTGCCGCCGACACCAACGTGATGTCGCCGGCCTTCTGGCTCTACAGCAGCGGCACGACGGGAACGCCGAAGGGTGTGATGCACGTACACGGCAGCGTGCGTGCGACGGTCGAGACGTACGCAACGCAAGTATTGGAGATCACCGAGAACGATCGGTTCCTGTCGGTCGCCAAGTTGTTCTTCGCCTACGGGCTCGGCAACTCACTGACCTTCCCCCTGGCCGTCGGCGCAACGACTATTCTGAGCCCTCAGCGACCCACGCCCCCGTCGTTCCTGGAACTGATCGGAGCCGAGCGACCGACACTTTTCTTCGCCAGTCCCGGGTTCTGTGCGGCGCTGCTCGATGCATCACCGCGTCCCGAGACCTTTGCGTCGGTCCGGGCAACGGTCACGGCGGGAGAATCGCTGCCGGCCGACGTGCAGACTCGCTTCCAAGCGCTGACGGGTACCCCCGTCTGTGATGGCATCGGCTCGACCGAGCTGCTCCACATCTTCATCTCGAACACCCTCACCCACCAGACTCCGGGAAGTAGCGGTGTCCCGGTGCCGGGCTACGAGGTCCAGCTGCGAAGCGAGACCGATGAAGTGATCGATGACATCGACACCCCGGGCTATCTCTGGGTGCGCGGTCCTTCCGCTGCCGTTGGCTACCACGAACGCCCCGAAGTCAGCGCCGCAACCTTCCGCGAGGGGTGGGTTCGAACCGGCGATGTCTACACCCGCTCGAGCGATGGCGACTGGACGTTTCTCGGCCGGAACAACGACATGATCAAGGCCGGTGGCATCTGGGTGTCACCGGCCGAGGTCGAGAGCGCCCTCATCGAGCACCCTGATGTCCTCGAGGTGGCGGTGGTCGGCGCCCGCAACGACACCGGCCTCGAGGAGGTGGTGGCATTCGTCGTGCCGGCGACAGGAGCGACACCGGATCCGGCGCAGCTCGAGCTCCACTGCCGAGAACGAATGGCCGCGTTCAAGCGGCCCCGCCGCATCCTTGTGGTCGATGACCTACCAAAGACCGCAACCGGCAAGATCCAGCGCTACGCCCTGCGGGAGCGACTGGGATAG
- the boxB gene encoding benzoyl-CoA 2,3-epoxidase subunit BoxB produces MTSITVDIDAKIPNNVDLKGDRRLQRALESWQPKFIRWWEELGPAAFKDNPVFLRTAIDVGQQGWANFGHVSMPDYRWGVFLAEPEPDRKIAFGEHKGQDVWQEVPGEYRSDLRRLIVVQGDTEPASVEQQRQLSLTAPSLYDMRNLFQVNVEEGRHLWAMVYLLHRYFGKDGRDEADAMLERHSGDPDNPRILGAFNEETPDWLSFFFFTYFTDRDGKYQLASMRESAFDPLSRTCDFMLKEEAHHMFVGATGIARVIGRTLELMQQHDTDDVQPHGGINLDVLQKYLNFHYSVSLDLFGAETSTNAANYFSAGLKGRFHEEQRDDDHRLDTLYRAVPEMTDTGIGEREVTQLAGLNETLREDYTVDCQKGIDRWNRALAEAGSDVELRLPHIGFHRQVGTFRGHHVAPDGAIVSTEEWEKSKNRWLPSDDDRAHVQSLMVGVTEPGKMAGWIAPPTSGINQKPIDYDYVQV; encoded by the coding sequence ATGACCAGCATCACCGTCGACATCGACGCCAAGATCCCGAACAACGTCGATCTCAAAGGCGACCGGCGACTGCAACGAGCGCTCGAGTCGTGGCAGCCCAAGTTCATCCGATGGTGGGAAGAGCTCGGGCCTGCCGCCTTCAAGGACAACCCCGTCTTCTTGCGCACGGCGATCGATGTCGGGCAGCAGGGATGGGCGAACTTCGGACACGTGTCGATGCCCGACTACCGCTGGGGCGTCTTCCTCGCCGAACCCGAACCCGACCGCAAGATCGCGTTCGGCGAACACAAGGGCCAGGACGTGTGGCAGGAGGTGCCCGGTGAATACCGCTCCGACCTTCGTCGTCTCATCGTGGTGCAGGGCGACACCGAGCCCGCCTCGGTCGAACAGCAGCGCCAGCTGAGCCTGACGGCCCCTTCGCTCTACGACATGCGCAACCTCTTCCAGGTCAACGTCGAGGAGGGCCGTCACCTGTGGGCGATGGTCTACCTGCTGCACCGCTATTTCGGGAAGGACGGCCGTGATGAGGCCGACGCCATGCTCGAGCGCCACTCGGGCGACCCCGACAATCCCCGCATCCTCGGCGCGTTCAACGAGGAGACACCGGACTGGCTGTCGTTCTTCTTCTTCACCTACTTCACCGATCGAGACGGCAAGTACCAGCTCGCCTCCATGCGGGAATCGGCCTTCGACCCGCTGAGCCGCACCTGTGACTTCATGCTCAAGGAAGAGGCCCACCACATGTTCGTCGGCGCCACCGGCATCGCCCGAGTGATCGGTCGCACGCTCGAGTTGATGCAGCAGCACGACACCGACGACGTGCAACCTCACGGCGGCATCAACCTCGACGTGCTGCAGAAGTACCTCAACTTCCACTACTCGGTCAGCCTCGACCTCTTCGGAGCAGAGACCTCCACCAACGCAGCCAACTACTTCTCGGCCGGTCTCAAGGGGCGCTTCCACGAGGAGCAACGAGACGACGATCATCGTCTCGACACGTTGTACCGCGCCGTGCCGGAGATGACCGACACCGGAATCGGCGAGCGCGAGGTCACCCAGCTGGCAGGGCTGAACGAGACCCTGCGTGAGGACTACACCGTCGACTGCCAGAAGGGCATCGATCGTTGGAACCGAGCACTGGCCGAAGCAGGTTCCGACGTCGAGCTGCGCCTCCCCCACATCGGCTTCCATCGCCAGGTCGGCACCTTCCGCGGCCACCACGTTGCCCCCGACGGAGCAATCGTGTCGACCGAGGAATGGGAGAAATCAAAGAATCGTTGGCTCCCGAGCGACGACGACCGCGCCCATGTCCAATCGCTGATGGTCGGTGTCACCGAGCCCGGCAAGATGGCGGGCTGGATCGCGCCCCCGACGTCGGGCATCAACCAGAAGCCCATCGACTACGACTACGTGCAAGTCTGA
- the boxC gene encoding 2,3-epoxybenzoyl-CoA dihydrolase produces MADTNDPWVDFSTHPDRYRHWRLRFDGEVATLELAIDPDGGLRDDYELKMNSYDLGVDIELNDAVQRLRFEHPEVKAVVVTGGIERMFCAGANIRMLAGSSHGHKVNFCKFTNETRNSIEDATANSGQTWIAAVNGTAAGGGYELALACDEILLVDDRSSAVSLPEVPLLAVLPGTGGLTRVVDKRHVRRDLADAFSTRNEGVRGQTAVDWGLVDAIAPASEFAALTAERAAARSNESDRPCDAAGVILEPLDRVIGDDSITYSYVAVVIDRSIGTATITVAAPSVPQPSTGEELVAAGCASWLLAVARELDDAVLHLRFNEPEVGTWVFETTGSGDAVAAAEAPFTVDGDHWFVREVRLLWARVLKRLDVSARTLVATVVPGSAFVGILAELLLAADRSYMLEGTWEDDDDPPPAATIRLTGASLGWFPMSNGISRLQTRFWGRSDALEAVLDVAGKDLTAADASAAELVTFTPDDLDWDDEVRLMLEERNSFSPDALTGMEANFRFVGPETMETKIFSRLTAWQNWIFQRPNAVGPDGALQRFGTGTRPSYDPKRV; encoded by the coding sequence ATGGCAGACACCAACGATCCGTGGGTCGACTTCTCGACGCACCCCGATCGCTACCGACACTGGCGGCTTCGTTTCGATGGCGAGGTCGCCACGCTCGAGCTGGCCATCGACCCCGACGGCGGGCTTCGTGACGACTACGAGCTCAAGATGAACTCGTACGACCTCGGCGTCGACATCGAACTGAACGACGCCGTGCAGCGGCTGAGGTTCGAACACCCCGAGGTGAAGGCCGTCGTCGTGACCGGCGGCATCGAGCGCATGTTCTGCGCAGGCGCCAACATCCGGATGCTCGCCGGCTCCTCGCATGGCCACAAGGTCAATTTCTGCAAGTTCACGAACGAGACTCGCAACTCGATCGAGGACGCCACGGCCAATAGTGGACAGACGTGGATCGCAGCGGTGAACGGCACGGCAGCGGGTGGCGGCTACGAGCTCGCACTGGCGTGCGACGAGATCCTGCTCGTCGACGACCGCTCGTCGGCCGTGTCGCTCCCTGAGGTCCCACTGCTCGCCGTGCTCCCGGGGACAGGCGGGCTCACCCGAGTCGTCGACAAGCGCCACGTACGACGAGACCTCGCCGACGCGTTCAGCACGCGCAACGAGGGCGTGCGAGGCCAGACCGCCGTCGACTGGGGTCTGGTCGACGCCATTGCTCCCGCCAGCGAGTTCGCCGCGCTCACGGCGGAGCGCGCCGCTGCCCGCTCGAACGAGTCTGACCGCCCGTGCGACGCTGCGGGCGTGATCCTGGAGCCGCTCGACCGCGTGATCGGCGACGACTCCATCACCTACTCATACGTGGCAGTCGTGATCGACCGCTCGATCGGTACCGCCACCATCACCGTGGCTGCGCCTTCGGTGCCGCAACCATCCACCGGCGAGGAACTGGTCGCCGCCGGGTGTGCGAGCTGGCTGCTCGCCGTTGCGCGAGAACTCGACGACGCCGTCTTGCACCTGCGCTTCAATGAGCCTGAGGTCGGCACCTGGGTCTTCGAGACCACCGGTTCCGGAGACGCAGTGGCCGCTGCCGAAGCACCCTTCACCGTCGACGGCGACCACTGGTTCGTCCGGGAGGTCCGGTTGCTCTGGGCCAGGGTGTTGAAGCGATTGGACGTCTCGGCCCGCACGCTCGTCGCCACCGTGGTCCCAGGGAGCGCCTTCGTCGGCATCCTCGCCGAGCTGCTCTTGGCCGCCGACCGCAGCTACATGCTGGAAGGCACCTGGGAGGACGACGACGATCCACCACCCGCTGCCACCATCCGACTCACCGGCGCGAGCCTCGGCTGGTTCCCCATGTCGAACGGCATCTCCCGACTGCAGACCCGGTTCTGGGGACGATCCGACGCACTCGAAGCTGTGCTCGACGTGGCCGGCAAGGACCTGACTGCGGCCGATGCGTCGGCGGCCGAACTCGTCACCTTCACGCCCGACGATCTCGACTGGGACGACGAGGTGCGCCTGATGCTCGAAGAGCGCAACAGCTTCTCGCCCGACGCCCTGACCGGTATGGAGGCGAACTTCCGTTTCGTCGGCCCGGAAACCATGGAGACCAAGATCTTCTCCCGGCTGACCGCTTGGCAGAACTGGATCTTCCAGCGCCCGAACGCCGTCGGTCCCGACGGAGCGCTGCAGCGCTTCGGCACCGGCACCCGTCCGTCCTACGACCCGAAGCGAGTGTGA
- a CDS encoding right-handed parallel beta-helix repeat-containing protein yields MAEPKRQRTIATLGLVATIAATVLVLVLRASGTDTNDDTQSPPSTASAEESAEVSTAPAVDGDPDGSPTEAVPAPCIEIEAPASDLAAVVSNAPEGACFELAVGTYDFFSVKPKNGMSFTGVDRDQVIVDGSGHETAFFGEAADVTISTMTLRNFDDPAGTFPQPQAPIRGSTMLWPPADGTGLASGWYIENIVAHGNVASGVVVGHGFTVVDSEFYDNGVNGISGGNFNGALIARNTIYGNGADAASGQGANGGGIKLAHNLGDQPVMITDNVVYDNNMTGIWCDLQCNNVTISNNTVSDQPDHGILYEISSDGLIENNTIVNSGSDTRWGKDWSGGCITVAESERVVVTGNTLRHCDGAIVLQQTPRPQSHETWLAERYADGSVTTDRLANITVTGNEIVDSNGFGISEAPGSDGQVDYDSIVFESNTITQGIGFPHDTLFWSKGVSTPAS; encoded by the coding sequence GTGGCGGAACCAAAACGACAGCGGACGATTGCGACCTTGGGCTTGGTCGCCACCATTGCGGCGACCGTCCTCGTCCTCGTCCTACGCGCAAGCGGGACCGACACCAACGACGACACCCAGAGCCCACCCAGCACAGCGTCCGCCGAGGAGTCCGCCGAGGTCTCGACCGCTCCCGCCGTCGATGGTGATCCTGACGGCTCGCCGACCGAAGCCGTCCCGGCCCCCTGCATCGAGATCGAGGCGCCCGCGAGTGACCTCGCCGCAGTGGTGAGCAACGCACCGGAGGGCGCCTGTTTCGAGCTGGCCGTCGGCACGTACGACTTCTTCTCGGTCAAGCCGAAGAACGGCATGTCCTTCACCGGTGTCGACCGCGACCAGGTGATCGTCGACGGCTCCGGCCACGAGACCGCGTTCTTCGGCGAGGCGGCCGACGTCACCATCTCGACGATGACGCTGCGCAACTTCGACGATCCTGCCGGCACCTTCCCCCAACCGCAGGCACCGATCCGTGGCTCCACCATGCTGTGGCCGCCCGCCGACGGGACCGGGCTCGCGTCCGGCTGGTACATCGAGAACATCGTCGCCCACGGCAATGTGGCATCGGGTGTCGTGGTCGGACACGGGTTCACCGTCGTCGACTCGGAGTTCTACGACAACGGGGTCAACGGGATCTCGGGCGGCAACTTCAACGGTGCCCTGATTGCCCGGAACACGATCTACGGCAATGGCGCCGACGCAGCAAGCGGCCAGGGCGCCAACGGCGGTGGCATCAAGCTCGCGCACAACCTCGGCGATCAGCCGGTCATGATCACCGACAACGTCGTCTACGACAACAACATGACCGGCATTTGGTGCGACCTGCAGTGCAACAACGTCACCATCTCGAACAACACCGTGAGCGATCAGCCCGATCACGGCATCCTCTACGAGATCTCGTCTGACGGCCTGATCGAGAACAACACGATCGTGAACTCGGGCTCCGACACCCGGTGGGGCAAAGACTGGAGTGGTGGGTGCATCACCGTCGCCGAGTCCGAGCGTGTGGTGGTCACCGGCAACACGCTGCGCCACTGCGACGGTGCCATCGTGTTGCAGCAGACGCCTCGGCCCCAGAGCCACGAGACCTGGCTGGCCGAGCGCTACGCCGACGGTTCGGTCACCACCGACCGCTTGGCGAACATCACGGTCACCGGCAACGAGATCGTCGACTCCAACGGGTTCGGGATCAGCGAGGCGCCGGGCTCCGACGGCCAAGTCGACTACGACTCCATCGTGTTCGAGTCGAACACCATCACCCAGGGCATCGGCTTCCCCCACGACACCCTGTTCTGGTCAAAGGGCGTCAGCACCCCTGCTTCCTGA
- a CDS encoding MIP/aquaporin family protein codes for MTTTGRRPDTQSSSTAAGPRWQPSWSKLIAEFVGTAFLLAGVVGSGIMATNLTDDVGLQLLQNAFATAGVLIALILSLGPASGAHFNPAVTLADRMLGGIDTPTAMAYVVAQITGGAVGVMSANLMFDLDVVNWSTKDRSAGNLVFAEAVATIGLLLVIFGVVRSGKSSVAAFAVGGYIAGAYYFTSSTSFANPAVTIARTMSDSFAGIEPASAPAFIASQLVATAIAVALIKVIYPDIGDVADQAVVPHDT; via the coding sequence ATGACGACCACCGGGCGACGTCCCGACACCCAATCGTCCTCCACCGCGGCCGGCCCGCGTTGGCAGCCCAGCTGGTCCAAGCTGATCGCCGAGTTCGTCGGCACGGCCTTTCTGCTCGCCGGTGTCGTCGGGTCAGGCATCATGGCGACCAACCTCACCGACGATGTCGGCCTCCAGTTGCTGCAGAATGCGTTCGCCACTGCCGGCGTGCTCATTGCCCTCATCCTCTCGCTCGGCCCGGCCTCGGGTGCACACTTCAACCCCGCCGTCACGCTGGCCGACCGGATGCTCGGCGGCATCGATACGCCCACCGCCATGGCGTACGTGGTGGCGCAGATCACCGGGGGCGCCGTCGGCGTCATGTCCGCCAATCTGATGTTCGACCTCGACGTGGTCAACTGGTCGACCAAGGACCGCTCGGCTGGCAATCTCGTGTTCGCCGAGGCCGTTGCGACCATCGGCCTCCTCCTCGTGATCTTCGGTGTGGTGCGGTCCGGGAAGTCATCGGTGGCGGCGTTCGCCGTCGGCGGCTACATCGCCGGGGCGTACTACTTCACGTCGTCGACGAGTTTCGCCAACCCGGCGGTCACCATCGCTCGGACGATGAGCGACTCGTTCGCGGGGATCGAGCCGGCGTCGGCTCCGGCGTTCATCGCCTCTCAGCTCGTTGCGACGGCGATCGCCGTTGCGCTCATCAAGGTCATCTACCCCGATATCGGCGATGTTGCCGACCAGGCGGTCGTGCCCCACGACACCTGA
- a CDS encoding arsenate reductase ArsC → MDKWFENSRATQVAKGRRHGSQQHRTSKRRTRGPGKPAVLFLCVHNAGRSQMAAGWLRQLAGDRVEVFSGGSDPGAETNANAIEAMGEVGIDISSEYPKPWTDEIARAADVIVSMGCGDACPIFPGKRYEDWELTDPSGQPIEVVREIRDDIGQRVQVLLATLVASAA, encoded by the coding sequence GTGGATAAATGGTTCGAGAACTCACGAGCAACCCAGGTCGCGAAAGGCCGTCGCCATGGATCCCAACAGCACCGAACCAGCAAGCGGAGAACTCGCGGGCCCGGCAAACCGGCCGTCCTCTTTCTTTGCGTCCACAACGCCGGGCGCTCGCAGATGGCTGCCGGCTGGCTCCGCCAACTCGCCGGCGACCGAGTCGAGGTGTTCTCCGGCGGCTCGGATCCAGGCGCCGAGACGAACGCCAACGCGATCGAGGCCATGGGTGAGGTCGGCATCGACATCTCATCCGAATACCCCAAACCGTGGACCGATGAGATCGCACGTGCCGCCGACGTGATCGTCAGCATGGGTTGCGGAGACGCCTGCCCCATCTTCCCAGGGAAGCGATACGAGGACTGGGAGCTCACCGACCCATCCGGTCAACCGATCGAGGTCGTGCGCGAGATCCGAGACGACATCGGCCAACGAGTGCAAGTGTTGCTGGCAACTCTCGTAGCCTCGGCGGCATGA
- a CDS encoding CYTH and CHAD domain-containing protein: protein MRELEWKAVVEEGFELRPDRLVVPGGTLSARRTSPIHDEYFDTDDLRLARWGVTVRWRDGEGWTVKLPRQRPLSGSVLDRSELHIEGDPESVPDEVAALVAPFARHQVLHDVAQLETMRTTWTWTSTDGVVVGELVDDHVAGRGRNGDRRFREIEFELGPGGDPDTMAVIVESLGLADPRPAVPKLVRLLGDEASAPPDVVRIELPKQPTAADVIHAAIAASVQRLITQIPAARLGVDPEGVHQARVATRRLRSDLRTFAPLLDKEWARELRRELSWLADELGAVRDSDVLQLHLAAALAANPEIDQARGADILGRLAAENVRKRDVLVGHLADERAITLYDHCVQVANDPRLRKRARKRVASQVLPPLMKSSWRALRSEVRGLSDPPAEVELHELRILAKRVRYAAEAVAPAVGKKARKFASSAAAIQDVLGELHDSVVAAEWLELAAATDLDAAGAFAAGRLAQQLRSHAIASATEWRDSYDAMRRRTDWMKVD from the coding sequence GTGCGAGAGCTCGAGTGGAAGGCCGTTGTCGAGGAGGGGTTCGAGCTGCGACCGGATCGACTCGTGGTCCCTGGAGGAACGCTGTCGGCTCGGCGCACCTCGCCGATCCACGATGAGTACTTCGACACCGATGACCTGCGACTGGCGCGGTGGGGTGTGACCGTTCGTTGGCGCGACGGCGAGGGGTGGACCGTCAAGCTTCCGCGGCAACGGCCGTTGTCCGGTTCGGTGCTGGACCGGTCAGAGCTGCACATCGAAGGCGACCCGGAGTCTGTACCAGACGAGGTTGCCGCGCTGGTCGCTCCGTTCGCCCGCCACCAGGTTCTTCACGACGTCGCTCAGCTCGAGACTATGCGAACAACGTGGACCTGGACCTCTACCGATGGCGTTGTCGTGGGCGAACTCGTCGACGATCATGTCGCGGGTCGAGGCCGCAACGGTGATCGACGGTTCCGCGAGATCGAGTTCGAACTCGGCCCCGGAGGCGATCCCGACACCATGGCGGTCATCGTCGAGTCGCTCGGTCTTGCCGATCCTCGTCCGGCCGTACCGAAGCTCGTTCGTCTCCTGGGTGACGAAGCGTCCGCGCCACCCGACGTCGTGAGGATCGAGCTGCCCAAGCAGCCAACGGCAGCCGACGTGATCCACGCTGCGATTGCCGCGTCGGTACAACGATTGATCACGCAGATCCCGGCGGCCCGGCTCGGAGTCGATCCCGAGGGTGTCCATCAAGCCAGAGTGGCGACCCGTCGCCTCCGGTCCGACCTGCGCACCTTCGCCCCGCTGCTCGACAAGGAGTGGGCCCGGGAGCTTCGGCGAGAGCTCTCTTGGCTCGCCGACGAGTTGGGAGCGGTACGAGACAGCGATGTCCTCCAGCTGCACCTGGCCGCTGCGCTGGCGGCCAACCCCGAGATCGATCAGGCTCGTGGAGCAGACATCCTCGGACGTCTCGCGGCCGAGAACGTTCGCAAGCGCGATGTCCTCGTCGGACACCTCGCCGACGAGCGCGCGATCACCCTGTACGACCACTGTGTGCAGGTAGCGAACGATCCCCGATTGCGCAAGCGGGCGCGGAAGCGTGTGGCATCGCAAGTGCTCCCTCCGCTGATGAAGTCCAGCTGGCGGGCGTTGCGATCCGAGGTTCGCGGGCTGAGTGATCCGCCAGCCGAGGTCGAACTCCACGAGCTGAGGATTCTCGCCAAGCGCGTGAGATACGCGGCCGAGGCGGTGGCACCGGCCGTCGGCAAGAAGGCGAGGAAGTTCGCATCGTCTGCCGCAGCTATCCAGGACGTCCTCGGTGAGCTCCACGACAGTGTGGTGGCAGCCGAGTGGTTGGAGCTGGCAGCGGCGACCGACCTGGATGCCGCTGGAGCCTTCGCTGCCGGTCGGCTCGCGCAGCAGCTGCGATCCCATGCCATCGCGAGCGCAACGGAATGGCGGGACAGCTATGACGCGATGCGGCGCCGAACCGACTGGATGAAGGTCGACTGA